The Endozoicomonas sp. 4G DNA segment ATCTTCCAGCATTTGCGGCAGAAACACGAACAGGGCCATCAGGGTGAAATGCAGGGTAAAGATACCGGCCATCAACCTGAGCATTTGTGGATTGCTTATAACATTACCCACGTCTTTGATCCTGACTTTGGTGTTCAGATCGGTACGGGTTACCACCGGGGTTGGCACCATAAACAGCAGAATCAGAATACCCAGCCCCGCCATCACCGCATTACTGCCAAACAGCCCCTCAAGCCCCCACCAGCTAGCGAAAAGAGGACCCAGCAACATGGCAATGCAGAATGAGAACCCAATACTGATACCAAATACCGCCATGGCCCGGGTACGGTATTGCTCACGGGTCAAATCCGCCAAAAGTGCCGTGATGGCTCCGGCTACGGCACCGGCTCCCTGAAGAATCCGGCCAAAAATAACGCCGTACATAGAGTCCGCCTGGGCGGCCACCAGACTGCCCAGCATAAAGATCATCATCCCGACAATGATCACTGGCTTGCGCCCGAACCGGTCGGACATCCAGCCAAAGGGAATTTGCAGTGCCGCCTGGGTTAGCCCATAAGCACCAATAGCAAAACCGGCCAGGGCCGGGGTGGCTCCCTGCAGGTCCTCCGAATAAAGGACCAGAACAGGCAGTACCATAAACAGGCCAAACATCCTGAATACAAATACCAGTGACAATGAGACCGTTGATTTCAGTTCCTGCGGAGACATTCCTGACTTCTTATCTAAAATGGCAAGCGGCGTATTTTATCAGGAAAAGCACTTGAAGTAAGGAGCCGTGAAAAGTCATTACACTTTCCCGTCAGTCAGCTATCTTTATTTGTCCCAGAGTAGTCATAGTGCATCCGCCTGCTTGGCCCGACACTGACTCAAACAAATAAGTACCATAGTGATAAAAACAGAGGGTTGATAAAGATGACTTATCCTGCCAGACCCGCCACTCATTTAAAGCTTTTCATAGTGGCGGTGCTTGCTTTCACACTGATCAATCCCGAGCCATCCCAAGCCAGCAGTGAAAGGGTTTATCGCGCCATATCCGTTTTCGCTGTGTTGGCTATTGTGGGAAGCACACTCTGGTACAGCCAAACCTCGTCTTCAGTGGGTTCGGATCTTGATAACCAGGAACACACGCTGCAATTACCCGTCATCACTTACAAAAAAGAGGCCGCCTTAAAAAACCATCACTCCGTAGATGTCAGGCTTGCCCCTTCGATAGACCCGAAAAGCAAAATACTCGAATTTAAAGGCACCCGTTCGCAACTGAAAGGCAGCACAGAAATAGCTATCTGTGACCCCATCACAGAGGTCAGAGGCGTGAACAAAACCGTTTTAAAAGACATTCACGACCAATGCCACGCCTGGTTCAGCAGGAACAGAATGACATTTCCCCATGAGATCAGTGGTTTTGATTTGGCAGAAGCCTTTAATGTGGTGCTTCCTGAACTGGTTTACAGAGCCAATGTTCTGACTCTCTCCCCCTATCAGGTATCTCTCAACCCCAAGCATAAAAAACTGGTCGAAGAAGATATGAGTTACTTCAACGTAGCGATGAGCGGTTTCGAGCCTAACGGGTACTTTAAAACCTGTTATCACTATCCAAGAAATGCCGGGATGAATCCTCCTATGATGGACTCCAATGGCGAACTGGTTTTTAAACTGCCAAAACAG contains these protein-coding regions:
- a CDS encoding MFS transporter; protein product: MSPQELKSTVSLSLVFVFRMFGLFMVLPVLVLYSEDLQGATPALAGFAIGAYGLTQAALQIPFGWMSDRFGRKPVIIVGMMIFMLGSLVAAQADSMYGVIFGRILQGAGAVAGAITALLADLTREQYRTRAMAVFGISIGFSFCIAMLLGPLFASWWGLEGLFGSNAVMAGLGILILLFMVPTPVVTRTDLNTKVRIKDVGNVISNPQMLRLMAGIFTLHFTLMALFVFLPQMLEDTLGMAREKHGWVYIVALSVSFVMIVPVIIFSEAKRRLKQCFVGAVTVLLAAIAGMWRVDSVLLGIFLFFAAFNFLEATLPSLVSKLSSAGTRGTSMGVYSTSQFLGAALGGSLGGLAFQYWGATGVMMVCAIPTALWWLLSVTMKQPPYVSSMVMALDSSMSLDARAIGRELAIIPGVEEVTVLDSERTAYLKVDRKIVDMTALRQYGEC